From Saprospiraceae bacterium, one genomic window encodes:
- a CDS encoding menaquinone biosynthesis protein, which produces MLKIVLVEYFNSLPFVKSIESTEMKDQFEIIRANPSDCAKIFFSNNADIALLPVGALVENDKFQIITNYCIGCDGPVRTVCLFSNIPFSDVRTISLDIESRTSNLLVKVLNENYWSLHQNIQILPPGSEADARLMIGDKALAAEKEYPYILDLGLEWKKFSGYPFVFAIWACHPNVAETDIQTLNQLFTDFLQTDNMYEKLQIQNLPYQNMQSYFESNISYHFDEQKRMAKELFLRLAVQ; this is translated from the coding sequence ATGCTTAAAATTGTTCTTGTAGAATATTTTAATTCACTTCCGTTTGTAAAGTCCATTGAATCTACTGAAATGAAGGATCAGTTTGAAATCATCAGGGCCAATCCAAGCGATTGTGCAAAAATTTTTTTTTCCAATAATGCAGATATTGCTTTGCTACCGGTGGGTGCGCTGGTAGAAAACGACAAATTTCAGATCATCACCAATTATTGCATTGGATGCGACGGACCTGTTAGAACGGTGTGTCTTTTTTCAAATATCCCTTTTTCAGATGTGCGCACCATCAGTCTTGACATCGAATCTCGGACTTCCAATCTTTTGGTGAAAGTATTGAATGAAAACTATTGGTCCTTGCACCAAAATATTCAAATTCTTCCTCCAGGATCTGAAGCTGATGCTAGATTGATGATTGGTGACAAGGCACTCGCAGCGGAGAAGGAATATCCTTATATTCTTGACCTCGGCCTTGAATGGAAAAAATTTTCAGGCTATCCATTTGTTTTTGCGATCTGGGCCTGTCATCCAAATGTCGCTGAAACTGACATTCAAACACTTAATCAACTGTTTACTGATTTCCTACAAACTGATAATATGTACGAAAAACTCCAAATACAAAATCTCCCGTATCAGAATATGCAAAGTTATTTTGAATCCAATATATCCTATCATTTCGATGAACAAAAGAGAATGGCCAAAGAATTATTTTTAAGACTGGCGGTACAATAA
- a CDS encoding CofH family radical SAM protein, translating into MAEFDSFIRRMVEEEKNVSLQNIGWKVLESERILPSEGIQLYEEASLSYLGSLANLVASRMHRGKVYFNRNFHIEPTNVCIYSCSFCSYSRLIKKRSDGWEYTMDQMMEIVRSYDGKPVTEVHIVGGVLPQYDLKFYTEFFKKIKSHRPELHIKALTPVEYHYIFKKAGVSYEEGMRLIKESGVDSLPGGGAEIFDEQIRDEIAGGKCSSEEWLRIHRIWHDLGMKSNATILYGHIESYAHRIDHMERLRQLQDQTGGFQTFIPLKFRNKDNQMSHIAEGSLGEDLKNYAVSRIYLDNFPHLKSYWPMLGRQFAQLSMSFGVNDVDGTIDDSTKIYSMAGSEEQSPSMTTQELVSLIKLAGKIPIERDTLYYVVQDYSEVEFVDNPIRSYVELPLTN; encoded by the coding sequence ATGGCAGAATTCGATTCATTTATCCGGCGAATGGTCGAGGAAGAGAAAAATGTCTCTCTTCAGAATATTGGCTGGAAGGTCTTGGAATCTGAAAGGATTCTTCCATCTGAAGGTATCCAACTTTATGAAGAAGCATCTCTTTCCTATTTGGGAAGCTTGGCCAATCTGGTGGCATCCCGGATGCATCGGGGTAAAGTGTATTTCAATCGGAATTTTCACATCGAGCCGACCAATGTTTGTATATACAGCTGCAGTTTTTGTTCCTATTCACGGTTGATCAAAAAAAGATCAGATGGTTGGGAATACACCATGGATCAGATGATGGAAATCGTTCGATCCTATGATGGAAAGCCTGTCACAGAGGTTCACATTGTCGGTGGAGTGCTGCCGCAGTATGATCTCAAATTTTACACCGAATTTTTTAAAAAGATAAAATCACACAGACCTGAATTGCACATTAAAGCATTAACTCCTGTGGAATATCACTACATTTTTAAAAAAGCGGGAGTCAGTTATGAAGAAGGGATGCGCCTGATTAAAGAAAGTGGGGTGGATTCCCTTCCAGGTGGAGGTGCAGAAATTTTTGATGAACAAATCAGAGATGAAATTGCAGGAGGCAAATGCAGCAGCGAGGAATGGCTAAGAATTCACAGAATCTGGCATGATTTAGGCATGAAATCAAATGCGACCATCCTTTATGGCCATATCGAAAGTTACGCACATAGGATAGATCATATGGAGAGGCTGAGACAACTTCAAGATCAAACCGGTGGTTTTCAAACTTTCATTCCACTAAAATTTAGAAACAAAGACAACCAAATGTCTCACATTGCTGAAGGCAGCCTTGGGGAAGATCTCAAAAATTATGCAGTGAGCCGAATCTATCTTGACAACTTCCCTCATTTAAAATCCTATTGGCCCATGCTAGGGCGACAATTTGCCCAACTCTCAATGTCATTTGGGGTAAATGATGTGGATGGCACAATAGACGACAGTACGAAAATTTATTCCATGGCTGGTTCGGAGGAACAAAGCCCTTCCATGACCACACAGGAATTGGTGTCACTCATTAAATTGGCAGGAAAAATTCCAATCGAAAGGGATACATTATACTATGTTGTACAAGACTACAGCGAAGTCGAATTTGTTGATAATCCCATAAGATCCTATGTAGAATTACCTTTAACAAACTGA
- a CDS encoding histidine phosphatase family protein, whose translation MGMDKTVFIIRHGETECNQMGIVQGCGIDSDLNENGYRQSKLFYQHYKHENFQLIYSSQLKRSYQTVEPFIVDGIPYRQDWRIQEINWGEHEGKRGEPELMMKYQFIIEQWAKGNYHAKPYLGESAAELESRIKMHLEEIENCPESKILICTHGRTLRAMICMLMHLPLSQMENIKQHNTGLYKFRLKKESWEAMELNNLTHLQTVSNLHA comes from the coding sequence ATGGGTATGGATAAAACGGTGTTCATTATTCGTCATGGTGAAACAGAATGCAATCAAATGGGAATTGTCCAAGGTTGTGGAATTGATTCTGATTTAAATGAAAATGGTTATCGTCAAAGTAAATTATTTTATCAGCACTACAAGCATGAAAACTTTCAACTGATCTATTCCTCTCAATTAAAGCGGTCTTATCAAACAGTTGAACCTTTTATCGTGGATGGTATTCCATACAGGCAGGATTGGAGAATCCAGGAAATTAATTGGGGTGAACATGAAGGAAAGCGAGGGGAACCTGAGTTGATGATGAAATACCAATTTATCATTGAACAATGGGCCAAAGGAAACTATCATGCAAAACCATATCTTGGAGAGAGCGCTGCTGAGTTGGAAAGTAGAATTAAAATGCATCTGGAAGAAATTGAAAACTGTCCTGAATCAAAAATATTAATTTGCACCCACGGCAGAACCCTCAGGGCAATGATTTGTATGCTGATGCATTTACCATTGAGTCAAATGGAAAATATAAAACAACACAATACCGGATTGTACAAATTTCGATTAAAAAAAGAAAGTTGGGAGGCAATGGAATTAAATAATTTAACTCATTTACAAACGGTATCTAATCTCCATGCTTAA
- a CDS encoding glycosyltransferase encodes MISVCIPVYNFDATTLIKDLVNSMEWAKIKYEILIYDDDSTITYEDLAVLINRVPEAKLFGSAENKGRAFARNYLAQKAQYPMLLFLDCDGKIPDKKFISNYLPYFSELNRVVSGGRIYQSSKPIYPELYLHWRYGTKVESITAFSRNQKPYQTFHSNNFIVSKAILTQIPFDTNLSQYGHEDSLWAQELKKRSIPIFHIDNPVEHLGLETADIFLTKAQMAVQNLILLRQKGKSTESRLESFYHESILARIKMIDMVFKILAFFKPLIIWQLKSAKPKLSLLSLLKAIQYSELIHSAKRKI; translated from the coding sequence GTGATCTCAGTTTGTATTCCTGTTTATAATTTTGATGCGACCACCCTGATCAAGGATTTAGTAAATTCAATGGAATGGGCTAAAATCAAGTATGAAATCTTGATTTATGACGATGATTCTACAATAACATACGAAGACCTGGCCGTTTTGATTAACCGTGTTCCAGAGGCAAAACTCTTTGGATCTGCTGAAAACAAAGGACGTGCCTTTGCCAGAAATTATCTGGCTCAAAAAGCTCAATATCCAATGCTTCTGTTTTTGGATTGTGATGGTAAAATTCCAGACAAAAAGTTTATTTCGAATTATCTGCCTTACTTTTCAGAATTGAATCGAGTTGTTTCAGGAGGGAGAATCTACCAAAGCTCCAAGCCCATTTATCCGGAATTATACTTGCATTGGAGGTATGGGACTAAAGTGGAATCCATTACGGCCTTTTCAAGAAATCAAAAACCTTATCAGACATTTCATTCCAATAATTTTATCGTTTCCAAAGCCATTTTAACCCAGATTCCATTTGATACAAACCTAAGCCAATATGGACATGAGGATTCCTTATGGGCACAAGAGCTAAAAAAAAGATCGATACCTATTTTTCACATCGATAATCCGGTCGAACACCTGGGTCTTGAAACCGCCGATATTTTTTTGACAAAAGCCCAAATGGCTGTGCAAAATTTGATTCTTTTAAGACAAAAGGGAAAGTCGACGGAAAGCCGTCTTGAATCCTTTTACCACGAAAGCATTTTGGCTAGAATAAAAATGATTGATATGGTTTTTAAAATTCTGGCATTTTTTAAACCCCTGATCATCTGGCAATTAAAAAGCGCCAAGCCAAAACTTAGCTTGCTTTCACTTTTAAAAGCGATTCAATATTCAGAGTTGATTCATTCAGCTAAGAGAAAAATTTAA
- a CDS encoding aldo/keto reductase, which yields MEYRNLGKSGLKISALSFGSWITFGKQIDDHTALNLMACAYDHGINFFDNAEIYSKGQSEIIMGQNLKKLSWDRTSFLVSSKVFFGDGRNKPNQTGLSRKHIVEACHDALRRLQLDYLDLYFCHRPDKSTPIEETVWTMHQLIMQGKVLYWGTSEWSAQEIMEAHMVARQNHLIAPVMEQPQYNLLHRQKVEVEYAQIYKTVGLGTTIWSPLASGILTNKYLVKAPEGTRFTIEGLEWLKERNLTEDNLQRARNLAVISKELDIPLAQLAIAWVLKNPNVSTAILGASNVAQLEETIASLDTIPLLNDEIMEKIETAVKNKPQHPQY from the coding sequence ATGGAATACAGAAATCTAGGAAAATCAGGACTTAAAATCAGTGCCCTTTCATTTGGTAGCTGGATTACTTTTGGTAAGCAGATTGACGATCATACCGCATTGAATTTAATGGCTTGCGCTTACGATCATGGAATCAATTTTTTCGACAATGCAGAAATTTATTCCAAAGGACAATCTGAAATCATTATGGGTCAGAATCTGAAAAAACTGTCTTGGGATAGAACCAGTTTTTTGGTCTCAAGCAAAGTATTTTTTGGAGATGGACGCAATAAACCAAACCAAACAGGACTTTCGCGCAAACACATTGTTGAGGCGTGTCATGATGCACTTAGACGATTGCAATTGGATTATCTGGACCTTTATTTTTGCCATCGTCCTGATAAATCAACACCCATCGAAGAAACGGTCTGGACCATGCATCAATTAATTATGCAAGGAAAAGTCTTGTATTGGGGTACTTCGGAGTGGTCTGCACAGGAAATCATGGAAGCACACATGGTTGCAAGACAAAACCACCTGATAGCACCGGTCATGGAACAACCCCAATACAATTTATTACACAGACAGAAAGTGGAAGTCGAATATGCACAAATTTATAAGACCGTTGGATTGGGAACAACGATATGGTCGCCACTTGCTTCCGGAATCCTTACTAACAAGTATCTGGTCAAAGCTCCTGAAGGCACTCGTTTTACCATTGAAGGGTTGGAATGGCTCAAAGAAAGAAATCTGACTGAAGACAATTTACAGAGAGCAAGGAATTTAGCAGTTATTTCTAAAGAATTGGACATTCCCTTGGCTCAGCTGGCCATTGCATGGGTATTGAAAAACCCAAATGTTAGTACTGCTATTTTAGGAGCAAGCAATGTGGCTCAATTGGAAGAAACCATTGCCAGCTTGGATACAATTCCGCTGCTGAAT
- the ltrA gene encoding group II intron reverse transcriptase/maturase: protein MKSARQKECDKSDSLFVANIPVWYESSGKVSPEWLSACKEQRHQTKDLMEKIASPLNLSEASKRVIRNGGKGGVDEMEVGEIRKWLQENMQTLREELLNNKYKAEALRGVQIRKPKGGYRQLGIPTVRDRIVQQAIAQQLQKYYDPSFSENSYGFRPKRNAHQALSKAAKYVTEGKRHVVDIDLEKFFDEVNHHRLMWLLRTRISDKRVMWIINQFLKTGILQGGLMQQRIKGTPQGSPLSPLLSNIVLDELDQELNRRGISYVRYADDLQIFVSSTASAERVMKSITKFIEGRMKLKVNRNKSAIRKYYETNFLGHSILNKGRVGLSKESEVKLKSKLKKITQRNRGDSLEQVLHELKVVLQGWLNYFKYASMQSKLKVIDGWLRRRLKCFRLKQCKRSIGIVRWLRSLGVEETLCWRTALSGKSWWRLSNSPALSIGMNNKWFTELGYYSLAANHEKLHRELL, encoded by the coding sequence ATGAAATCTGCGAGACAGAAAGAATGTGATAAAAGCGATAGCCTTTTCGTTGCGAACATACCCGTATGGTATGAAAGCAGCGGAAAGGTAAGTCCTGAATGGCTATCTGCATGCAAAGAACAACGACATCAGACGAAAGATTTAATGGAGAAGATAGCATCCCCATTAAATTTATCAGAAGCGAGTAAGCGAGTAATACGCAACGGAGGCAAAGGTGGAGTAGATGAAATGGAAGTAGGTGAAATCAGGAAATGGCTGCAAGAGAATATGCAGACATTACGGGAAGAACTACTAAATAACAAATACAAAGCAGAAGCATTGCGAGGCGTACAAATACGCAAACCCAAAGGAGGCTATCGTCAATTGGGGATTCCGACAGTACGAGACCGAATAGTACAACAAGCCATAGCGCAACAATTGCAAAAGTATTACGATCCTAGTTTCAGCGAGAATAGCTACGGATTTCGCCCAAAGCGAAATGCACATCAAGCATTGAGTAAAGCAGCAAAGTATGTAACAGAAGGAAAGCGTCATGTTGTGGATATTGATTTAGAGAAGTTTTTCGATGAAGTAAATCATCATCGATTAATGTGGTTACTTAGAACACGAATAAGCGACAAGCGAGTGATGTGGATAATTAACCAATTTCTAAAGACAGGAATACTTCAAGGCGGACTTATGCAACAACGGATAAAAGGAACACCACAAGGGAGTCCATTAAGTCCGTTGTTATCAAATATAGTGCTCGACGAATTAGACCAAGAATTAAATCGGCGAGGAATAAGCTATGTGAGATATGCTGACGACCTGCAAATATTTGTAAGCAGCACTGCAAGTGCGGAACGAGTGATGAAAAGCATTACAAAGTTCATAGAAGGCAGGATGAAACTAAAAGTAAACCGGAACAAGAGTGCAATTAGAAAATACTATGAAACAAACTTTTTGGGCCATAGTATACTTAATAAAGGCAGAGTTGGATTAAGTAAAGAAAGCGAGGTGAAGTTAAAGTCGAAACTGAAGAAGATCACGCAACGCAATCGTGGAGATTCATTAGAACAAGTACTCCACGAACTCAAGGTAGTATTACAAGGGTGGCTTAACTACTTCAAATACGCAAGTATGCAAAGCAAGCTTAAAGTAATAGACGGATGGTTGCGGAGACGCCTGAAATGTTTTCGATTGAAACAATGCAAACGCAGTATTGGTATCGTGCGCTGGTTAAGGAGCTTAGGTGTTGAAGAAACCTTATGCTGGCGTACTGCCCTAAGTGGCAAAAGCTGGTGGCGGTTGAGCAATAGTCCAGCCCTCAGTATTGGAATGAACAACAAATGGTTTACCGAACTGGGCTACTATAGCCTAGCCGCTAACCATGAAAAGCTTCATCGGGAGTTACTCTAA
- a CDS encoding carboxypeptidase-like regulatory domain-containing protein, which yields MNSICWFFRLNQLLVVILLIYNPLCSIYAQNTLKGVLKDHITGEPLIGATVLIKGTTQGTITDFEGAFILRSQDELPVTLECRYGGYAVKNVVYAESGKLLQITMEEEAIQIEAIEITGMRISDKQKSSPLTVESMDLMAIKETPAANFYSGLGALKDVDLTTASLGFTIINTRGFNSTNPVRSLQLIDGVDNQSPGLNFSLGNFLGASELDVLKVDLIVGASSAFYGPNAFNGVINMETKSPFFHKGVSSYFKYGERNLFEGGVRWADAFKNKKGQEYIGLKFNFSFFRADDWVADNTDPVYGTQTGRDNPGGYDAVNIYGDEFLPEFDYRKSVVTYPGLNIFHRRGYRELDIVDYNSYNLKSNFAFHWKLQPSKKFESPELILASNFGGGTTVFQGDNRFSLRNIKFFQHRLELKKQDHYFLRFYATHEDAGDSYDPYFTALQMQQRATSTANWVTGYSNYWVLNIAPKIRAIEGYPKVSDFTHLPPDIRVSAYQAAINGFMTGINDSLFYWHSLAQNAANTANFQFKTNDFFEPGTSAFDSVFSLITSRIANSEGGTRFYDRSALFHSQGEYIFKNIYSNYWINDLSITSGFSGRLYTPDSKGSILLDTNGRKIDTYEWGIYLGPTLTFLDNDLRLNITARLDKNKNFNYLISPAASLVYQPSKNDYLRVSFSSAIRNPTLTDQFLNYNVGRAILRGNISGVEDLITVGSFVDFLNSGISDTLQYFNVAPIRPEQVKTIEAGYRTTLFNALFVDLGYYFSRYKDFIGYQLGIDAFIPSGTSLPSRAQAYRVSSNAQDVVTSQGFSIGLNYFFKNHYVLKGNYSWNVLNTKSDDPIIPAFNTPEHKYNIGITARDLKLFGIKDLGYSINYKWIQGFTFEGSPQFTGFIPTYDLTDVQINWNWKKRDLTFKAGASNVFNQKSYQTYGGPLIGRLAYFSILHEFKK from the coding sequence ATGAATTCAATCTGTTGGTTTTTCAGATTAAATCAATTATTAGTAGTTATTTTATTGATTTATAATCCTTTATGCTCTATTTATGCGCAAAACACCTTGAAGGGGGTCCTCAAAGATCACATCACGGGTGAGCCTTTAATCGGAGCCACTGTTTTAATCAAAGGAACCACCCAAGGTACCATCACAGATTTTGAAGGTGCCTTTATTCTGCGTTCTCAGGACGAATTGCCTGTGACCCTGGAATGCAGATATGGCGGTTATGCAGTAAAAAATGTGGTCTATGCAGAATCCGGAAAACTATTGCAGATCACCATGGAAGAGGAAGCCATTCAGATAGAAGCCATAGAGATTACAGGGATGAGGATTAGTGACAAACAAAAGTCTTCGCCTTTGACCGTAGAAAGCATGGATTTAATGGCCATTAAAGAAACCCCTGCTGCAAATTTTTATTCGGGACTTGGTGCTCTTAAAGATGTGGATCTCACCACAGCCAGTTTGGGTTTTACGATCATAAATACCAGGGGATTTAACAGTACCAATCCGGTTCGCTCTTTGCAACTCATTGATGGGGTGGACAATCAATCTCCAGGTCTGAATTTTTCATTGGGTAATTTTCTGGGAGCATCTGAGCTGGATGTGCTTAAGGTAGATTTGATTGTAGGCGCCAGTTCCGCATTTTACGGTCCCAATGCATTCAATGGAGTGATCAATATGGAGACAAAGAGTCCGTTTTTTCACAAAGGAGTTAGTTCTTACTTTAAGTATGGAGAGCGCAATTTATTTGAGGGAGGAGTCCGATGGGCCGATGCGTTTAAAAATAAGAAGGGACAGGAATATATTGGACTTAAATTTAATTTTTCATTTTTCAGAGCAGATGATTGGGTGGCTGATAACACCGACCCAGTGTATGGCACTCAAACCGGCAGGGACAATCCCGGCGGATATGATGCTGTCAATATTTATGGGGACGAATTCTTACCAGAGTTTGATTATCGGAAATCTGTAGTTACGTATCCCGGACTTAATATCTTCCACAGACGTGGTTATCGCGAACTGGACATTGTGGATTACAATTCTTACAACCTGAAGTCAAATTTTGCTTTTCACTGGAAACTACAACCTTCCAAAAAGTTTGAATCCCCCGAACTAATATTGGCATCTAACTTCGGTGGCGGCACCACCGTTTTTCAAGGGGACAATAGATTTAGTTTGAGAAATATTAAATTTTTCCAACACAGGCTTGAGTTGAAAAAGCAAGATCATTATTTCTTGCGGTTTTATGCAACCCATGAAGATGCGGGTGATTCTTACGATCCATATTTTACTGCACTCCAAATGCAACAGAGGGCCACAAGTACAGCCAATTGGGTGACTGGGTACAGCAACTATTGGGTACTCAATATCGCACCAAAAATCAGGGCTATCGAAGGCTACCCAAAGGTTTCTGATTTTACCCACTTGCCACCAGATATAAGAGTTAGTGCCTATCAAGCAGCTATAAATGGATTTATGACTGGGATAAATGACTCCTTATTTTATTGGCACTCTCTTGCCCAGAATGCAGCCAACACAGCAAATTTCCAATTTAAGACGAATGATTTTTTTGAACCCGGCACATCTGCTTTTGATTCGGTTTTTTCATTGATCACCTCCAGAATTGCCAACAGTGAGGGTGGCACCCGATTTTATGACCGCTCAGCCTTGTTTCACAGCCAGGGAGAGTATATTTTTAAAAATATTTACTCCAACTACTGGATCAATGATTTGAGTATAACTTCAGGATTTAGTGGCAGATTGTATACACCGGACTCAAAAGGTTCTATATTGCTCGACACCAATGGAAGGAAAATAGATACTTATGAGTGGGGTATTTATCTTGGACCAACTTTAACCTTTTTGGACAATGACCTTAGGTTGAATATTACAGCGAGACTTGACAAGAACAAAAATTTTAATTACTTAATTTCTCCTGCGGCTTCATTGGTTTATCAGCCTTCCAAGAATGACTATTTAAGGGTTTCGTTTTCTTCTGCCATCAGAAATCCTACCCTCACCGATCAATTTTTAAATTACAATGTGGGACGGGCGATACTGAGAGGAAACATCAGCGGTGTTGAAGATCTTATTACAGTTGGCTCTTTTGTCGATTTTTTAAATTCAGGGATAAGTGATACCCTGCAGTATTTTAATGTAGCACCCATCCGACCGGAGCAGGTTAAAACCATTGAAGCAGGTTACAGGACTACATTGTTCAATGCGTTGTTTGTTGATCTTGGATATTATTTTAGCAGATACAAGGACTTTATTGGTTACCAATTGGGTATTGACGCATTTATTCCATCCGGAACTTCACTGCCTTCCAGAGCACAGGCCTACAGGGTATCCTCCAATGCACAGGATGTGGTGACATCACAGGGATTTTCGATTGGACTGAATTACTTTTTTAAAAACCACTATGTCCTCAAAGGAAATTACTCTTGGAATGTACTCAATACAAAGTCTGACGACCCAATCATTCCTGCATTCAATACACCGGAGCACAAGTACAACATTGGAATTACTGCCAGAGATCTTAAATTGTTTGGAATCAAGGATTTGGGTTACAGCATAAATTACAAATGGATACAGGGATTTACCTTTGAAGGATCTCCCCAGTTTACAGGATTTATTCCCACTTACGATTTAACCGATGTTCAAATCAACTGGAATTGGAAAAAAAGAGACCTTACCTTTAAAGCCGGAGCGTCCAATGTGTTTAATCAAAAATCCTATCAGACCTATGGAGGACCTTTGATTGGTCGGTTGGCCTATTTTAGTATATTGCATGAATTTAAAAAATAG
- a CDS encoding T9SS type A sorting domain-containing protein, with the protein MKKIYFLLIFMGMFFSLVSAQRRYLDPGFGVQRTANVDYARNISVISGTPAPEDLKVDIYTPVGDSETARPLVLIAHTGSFLPGIFNQQVTGSRNDSSVITTAIALASRGYVVAAYTYRMGWLPTATEQNERTGSLLRAAYRGIQDTRSCIRFFRKTVAEDGNPYGIDPDKIAVWGIGTGGYLALGAGSLNDFGEVILDKFIDTRTLTPYIDSTIMGNIYGTTQAAICLPNHPNYSSEFKLSVNVGGALGDSTWLDGEEVEPAYVGVHCMTDIFAPYFEGAVIVPGVNFFVIYATGTRNCIELANRNGSNDVLKALQPANDPLHDLIEFQKSNNVILPVAMPPQTVPLPQGTDNFYGFDLPLIYNGQLAPQGSPWDWWDYNTLQVVVAAINAARGTNFNADTLHLNGLRTNPDMSAAKGRRYLDTVNMLVLPRACLALELGCEFSSTKEVKASDIGLKVYPNPVREFLQIETHTDAPVESVYIYNLSGKLVKAHTHLRNSQVSLPVQPLTAGFYLMQVRTKDKMVQTQLIVQD; encoded by the coding sequence ATGAAAAAAATTTACTTCTTATTGATTTTTATGGGAATGTTTTTTTCCCTGGTCAGTGCGCAAAGGCGATATCTTGATCCCGGATTTGGCGTTCAGAGGACTGCAAATGTCGATTATGCCAGAAACATTAGTGTTATTAGTGGAACACCGGCACCGGAGGATCTGAAAGTGGACATTTATACACCTGTTGGAGACTCTGAAACAGCCAGGCCATTGGTACTCATTGCACATACCGGAAGTTTTTTACCTGGGATATTTAATCAGCAAGTTACAGGTTCCAGAAATGACTCATCTGTAATTACTACTGCTATTGCATTGGCATCCCGAGGTTATGTTGTTGCAGCCTATACCTACAGAATGGGCTGGTTGCCAACTGCAACTGAGCAAAATGAAAGAACTGGATCATTGCTTCGAGCTGCTTATAGAGGTATTCAGGATACTAGATCCTGTATTCGGTTCTTTAGAAAAACAGTTGCAGAAGACGGAAATCCCTATGGGATTGATCCTGATAAAATAGCGGTTTGGGGTATTGGAACCGGAGGCTATCTGGCCTTAGGTGCAGGTAGTTTAAATGATTTTGGAGAAGTTATACTGGATAAATTTATAGATACAAGAACATTGACTCCTTACATAGATAGTACAATAATGGGTAATATTTATGGAACTACTCAAGCGGCAATTTGCCTTCCAAATCACCCCAACTACTCATCTGAATTTAAGTTAAGTGTTAATGTAGGCGGAGCGTTGGGAGATTCTACCTGGTTGGATGGAGAAGAAGTTGAGCCAGCCTATGTTGGAGTACATTGTATGACGGATATTTTTGCACCTTATTTTGAAGGTGCTGTAATTGTTCCCGGCGTTAATTTCTTTGTTATTTACGCAACAGGTACCAGAAATTGTATAGAGTTGGCAAATAGAAATGGCAGTAATGATGTTCTTAAAGCATTGCAGCCCGCCAATGACCCTCTGCACGATCTTATTGAATTTCAGAAGAGCAATAACGTAATTTTACCGGTTGCCATGCCTCCGCAAACTGTTCCGCTACCTCAAGGCACGGATAACTTTTATGGATTTGATTTGCCTCTAATTTATAATGGACAACTTGCTCCACAAGGTTCACCATGGGATTGGTGGGATTACAATACACTCCAGGTGGTTGTGGCTGCCATTAATGCAGCAAGAGGAACTAATTTTAATGCGGATACTTTGCATTTGAATGGCTTGAGAACCAATCCCGATATGTCTGCTGCCAAAGGCAGAAGGTATTTGGATACCGTGAATATGTTGGTATTGCCAAGAGCATGTTTGGCCCTTGAGCTGGGCTGTGAGTTTTCCTCTACGAAAGAAGTCAAAGCTTCAGACATTGGATTAAAAGTTTATCCAAATCCAGTCCGGGAGTTTCTGCAAATTGAGACCCATACAGACGCTCCTGTAGAGTCCGTTTATATTTATAATTTAAGTGGAAAACTAGTAAAAGCACATACTCATCTACGGAATTCACAGGTAAGCCTGCCAGTTCAACCTCTGACAGCCGGATTTTATCTCATGCAGGTGAGGACGAAGGACAAAATGGTTCAAACACAATTAATAGTTCAGGATTAA